The sequence gttacataaaaaatataattttaatcttaTAAACAATGCTACTTTATTTAGATCAAAACCGATATCTATAGTCTTGATCGTATAACTTTTCACAAATTGGAGAGTTCTAACAAGAATATCCAAACATCTCGGTATCGTCTGCCATTCTTGTTCTGTGAACGCTGGATGCAAACGACTTAACGTGTAAATAAACATGACGTGAATTTGCAAGTTGACAGTTGCACAAATTGGTATACAGCTTCAAGAATATTGCGAGACTTGAGACGAGACTACAGCTGGTTGTCGTGTATTTTCGCAGGTGATCCTGCCCCTGCTGTTCGCCGCCGTGTCGGCCGGCTACCTGGGCGCCCCCGCCGTGGCTGCCTACGCCGCCGCCCCCGTGGCATACGCCGCCCCCGCCGTGGCATACGCCGCCCCCGCCTTCTACAAGGCCCCCCTGGCTTACGCCGCCCCGCTCGCCGCCTCGTACGCCAACACGTACAAGGTGTCGCTGAGCGCCGCCCCCCTagcctacgccgcccccgcctaCTACAAGGCCCCCCTggcctacgccgcccccgcctaCTACAAGGCCGCCTACGCCGCCCCCGCGCTGGCCTACGCTCACGGCCCTGCGATACTCAAGTCGCATATAGGATATGGCTTCCATTGAGAAATGAAAGCTCCTAATCGAAATACAAACCAAAATGTTACCTACGTACTTTACtatatgtattttgtataataaattatgaattgtACTTATTTATTGCGTTTTATTCTGTGCTGTTCGTTCCCAGGGTTTATGTATTCTTCAATTGGCCTTCCGCAAGCCACAGTTTGTTATTCTTGATTGTAATTTATCCAGACAAACAAGGAAAGTATCGTCCATTTATATCGTTGTTGAAAAATTAGTTAAgtgtttgataaaaatattttaaatttttaattagatATTGGAATTCAATGGGTTTGAATTTTGTCGAgaaaatggtgaaaaaaaaattactagtgcATAGAACAAACTTTTTTCGTCTAAATAAAATGATTCAACCAATCATCATTTAAAATTGGTATGGCATGACTGCAAATGCTCTATTGTCAATAAATTTACTATGAAATTTCATGTTTTAAACTACACAAAACCAAAAGAGCAAGGTCGAATACAAGTTTAACACACATTaacaaagatatttaaaaataaaagttatatgcAAATGGCAATGTTTTAGTTACGAGAATACGAATTGTATACTTGCTCATTTAAGGCTTGCCATTCGTTAtaattcggccatgttcgcttctcAATATTTATGATTTGTAGCTGGTCAACAATCTTCGGTAACTTTCGCCTTATGCATCTACAATCCTGCCTGATATTTCGTTAGCTATTTAACAGAGTAGATATGCAAGTGTCGCCTGCCAGGTGCATTACTGTCGCTAGCGGTCATAGTTTAAATCTTTTAGTTGTTGGCTTCTAATTCagtaaaattagttaaaaatcatttttaatatgttaattaatttttttaaatatgtttaatatatCTAACACGTAGATTGACTTGAATCCATAACGTTCAGCATCCCAACCAGAAACAGCACCTCTACTTAGCAACGAAACCAACATTGATTGGACTACTCTTATAATGTGTATACTAGATATGATAGTTCCGACAAAGGGTAAAATTCTTTCGGCACACCAAAAAACTTTTCATGTTAAGAGATCACAACCATTGTGTATTCCTTCTTTAGTTACTGAAAacggatataaatatttatatgaaatgtatttttacaaatgtatttactgaaagtatttaaatatttgagaAGTACCTGTCATCACCATTATAATACTAAAAGCAGTCGTTGTGGTAATTTTAACATTCCAAATTAactcaaaattcttaaaaatgttttaggATTTCCCATGTTCAAGAGGAAATTTTCCGATTCGAGAGAAAAGTTTCCATTCTCCCCCCAAAACTGTAGGCGTGtcagcaaatattttaaaaaaattcaggcaATATTTTACACACCTTGatctaattttttacataaaaacagGAACAAATTCCTTATAAATAATGatagtatatatttaataaacaatcattCCCGAGGATTGCAATTtacgttatggccgccatctaaaaattttgtttttgtggtaGAAAATTGGGAcagatttgaaaattaataaaaaaaaatattgataaaattttaatcaaaaaacttTGCAACATCCGCGAATCAATTTTCCCACTCTCTTGTGTTGCAATTTTCGatatgacagccatcttgaaaatttataattattttacaattttaacaggaaaaattaataatatatattaacactttactataattttaattcaaaaaatacACTTATGCCATGGAGCTAGGAGTACTCGCTTCGAACCCGGTGTGGGAGAAATAAAAAATGGGAATGGATATTTCCTCCATGAAAGCCGCCGGCAGACATACCGCCCAGCACTATAGCAAGGTAGATATTATGTCAGTCAGTATAACATTATGgaggccatattgttttcatcggCTTAAGGCCGCAATCTTGGATACGAAATAATCTTTTTGTCTGATAGTTAGGGCTGTCggcatattagtttaatttttacccgctagagtgcaggcgTCATTTAATGCGAGAGCGCCATTCCTTCTTGGCAGAAATCTTGAATAACTGtaaattttaagctagaaattcacgaaataatccaaaaattataaaataaaaaaattcacaaattaatgtCCTAATTGATTCGATTACGTCCTtactgatgcaaaaaaaaaattaccaaaaagaaaggcaggtccgagaaataaaacaacaaaataaaaaataacaaaaataatacataGGCCTAATTTATACACTATTACAAGTACATAACAAACAAATTAA comes from Bacillus rossius redtenbacheri isolate Brsri chromosome 18, Brsri_v3, whole genome shotgun sequence and encodes:
- the LOC134541359 gene encoding cuticle protein 10.6-like, which codes for MCKLVILPLLFAAVSAGYLGAPAVAAYAAAPVAYAAPAVAYAAPAFYKAPLAYAAPLAASYANTYKVSLSAAPLAYAAPAYYKAPLAYAAPAYYKAAYAAPALAYAHGPAILKSHIGYGFH